Proteins co-encoded in one Salarias fasciatus chromosome 4, fSalaFa1.1, whole genome shotgun sequence genomic window:
- the LOC115386852 gene encoding hemoglobin embryonic subunit alpha-like — MSLSAKDKDTVRALWAKVTPKAADIGADAIGRMLWVYPQTKTYFAHWKDLNPGSAPVKKHGATVMSGIADAVSKIDDVTGGLSELSKLHATTLRVDPMNFKILSHNILVVLAINFPNDFTPEVHVSVDKFLGILTRALADKYR, encoded by the exons ATGAGTCTCAGTGCTAAGGACAAAGATACAGTCAGGGCTTTGTGGGCCAAAGTGACCCCCAAAGCTGCGGACATCGGAGCCGATGCTATCGGCAG GATGCTGTGGGTGTACCCGCAGACCAAGACCTACTTTGCCCACTGGAAAGACCTGAACCCCGGCTCTGCACCGGTGAAGAAGCACGGAGCCACCGTGATGTCCGGAATCGCCGATGCTGTGTCCAAGATCGACGACGTGACTGGAGGTCTTTCTGAGCTGAGTAAGCTGCATGCCACCACCCTGAGAGTGGACCCCATGAACTTCAAG ATTCTCTCCCACAACATCCTGGTGGTCCTGGCCATCAACTTCCCCAATGACTTCACCCCCGAGGTGCATGTGTCCGTCGACAAGTTCCTGGGCATCCTGACTCGCGCCCTGGCCGACAAGTACCGATGA
- the LOC115386851 gene encoding hemoglobin embryonic subunit alpha-like, which produces MSLSAKDKDTVRALWAKVTPKAADIGADAIGRMLWVYPQTKTYFAHWKDLNPGSAPVKKHGATVMSGIADAVSKIDDVTGGLAELSKLHATTLRVDPMNFKILSHNILVVLAINFPNDFTPEVHVSVDKFLGILTRALADKYR; this is translated from the exons ATGAGTCTCAGTGCTAAGGACAAAGATACAGTCAGGGCTTTGTGGGCCAAAGTGACCCCCAAAGCTGCGGACATCGGAGCCGATGCTATCGGCAG GATGCTGTGGGTGTACCCGCAGACCAAGACCTACTTTGCCCACTGGAAAGACCTGAACCCCGGCTCTGCACCGGTGAAGAAGCACGGAGCCACCGTGATGTCCGGAATCGCCGATGCTGTGTCCAAGATCGACGACGTGACTGGAGGTCTGGCTGAGCTGAGTAAGCTGCATGCCACCACCCTGAGAGTGGACCCCATGAACTTCAAG ATTCTCTCCCACAACATCCTGGTGGTCCTGGCCATCAACTTCCCCAATGACTTCACCCCCGAGGTGCATGTGTCCGTCGACAAGTTCCTGGGCATCCTGACTCGCGCCCTGGCCGACAAGTACCGATGA